A genomic window from Lotus japonicus ecotype B-129 chromosome 1, LjGifu_v1.2 includes:
- the LOC130728082 gene encoding uncharacterized protein LOC130728082: MERRHALLAFLLLSLIVFDVSDASFVKDIRKLVSLDPKDQENPTTKGSPPPASSERKSDPKGGDETKVKKDIPPSTSNNDTTPVPQPQPSHKVESENGTKKETTDAPPPPVNAPPPPPASAPPPPHPGSAPPPVPKKTDDGGKVQEKEKGKSGGIGLSQSSTNDTCEGLNFCTDEGDMTACISITDPKYLVVLLQNRGDGTIKVQLRSDFESNLGGVEVDKHKTEKVNITRSSSQSTQLTLNAGKGDCVLHMATHVPEGSFVLRLPSYDKILTPVNGAYFLIFTVLVFGGIWACCMFRKKRPDEIPYQELEMALPVSASATNVESAEGWDQGWDDDWDDNVAVKSPGAVRGISANGLTSRSANKDGWDNNWDE; this comes from the exons ATGGAAAGAAGACACGCGTTACTGGCGTTTTTGTTGTTGTCTCTGATCGTGTTTGATGTTTCTGATGCTTCCTTTGTTAAGGACATTAGAAAGTTGGTCTCTTTGGATCCAAAAGATcaagaaaatccaacaacaaag GGTTCTCCGCCGCCAGCGTCAAGTGAGAGAAAATCAGATCCAAAAGGTGGTGATGAAACAAAAGTAAAGAAAGACATTCCACCTTCCACTAGTAATAATGATACCACCCCAGTTCCACAACCACAACCTTCACACAAGGTGGAGAGTGAGAATGGTACTAAAAAGGAGACCACTGATGCACCACCACCTCCTGTAAatgcaccaccacctcctcctgcaagtgcaccacctcctcctcatCCTGGAAGTGCACCACCTCCAGTGCCCAAAAAAACTGATGATGGTGGCAAGGTTCAGGAAAAAGAGAAGGGAAAAAGTGGGGGGATAGGTTTATCACAATCTTCCACCAATGACACTTGTGAAGGGCTTAATTTCTGCACAGACGAGGGGGACATGACTGCTTGCATTTCGATAACTG ATCCCAAATACTTGGTTGTTCTTCTTCAAAATAGAGGAGATGGTACCATCAAAGTGCAGCTTCGAAGTGATTTTGAAAGTAACCTTGGAGGTGTAGAAGTTGACAAACATAAAACAGAAAAG GTCAATATCACTCGAAGTAGCAGCCAAAGTACCCAACTGACTTTAAATGCTGGGAAAGGGGATTGCGTGCTTCACATGGCTACTCATGTACCTGAAGGAAGTTTCGTTCTGCGTCTTCCTTCTTACGACAAGATCTTAACACCAGTAAACGGCGCCTATTTCCTCATATTCACAGTACTGGTCTTTGGAGGGATATGGGCATGTTGCATGTTCAGGAAGAAGCGACCCGATGAGATCCCGTATCAAGAGCTTGAAATGGCACTGCCGGTGTCTGCTTCAGCTACCAATGTGGAATCTGCTGAAGGTTGGGATCAGGGATGGGATGATGATTGGGATGACAACGTGGCGGTGAAGTCACCGGGAGCAGTGCGTGGCATCTCGGCAAATGGCCTTACTTCTAGATCTGCAAACAAAGATGGATGGGATAATAACTGGGATGAATAG